The Natrinema salaciae genome contains a region encoding:
- the tbsP gene encoding transcriptional regulator TbsP — translation MTSNLLNHQIDDILGSVLEDATGDIYMVNPSRDAIEEFVSVATAFDGELPSVHMLADERTLKDVMDDFIVASNAADLISEGALSLRTLEEAPENSLLVSEDRVVAIVHAGDRVGGLITDDDSFVTDTYDTYAGRWEDAADFNLRTPPITDVRETLADEISPDAEDDFTAILNSLETARGDGDGLDEVTISLLVAAKNEALLYDISKWGEDVGIASKATFSRTKTKLEDMGLIDTEKVPIDVGRPRLRLKIGDERLGEADNGQLATVAQSILN, via the coding sequence ATGACCTCGAATTTACTAAACCACCAGATTGACGATATCCTCGGGTCGGTTCTCGAGGACGCGACCGGGGATATCTACATGGTAAACCCGTCGCGGGACGCCATCGAGGAGTTCGTTTCCGTCGCGACCGCGTTCGACGGCGAGCTCCCGTCGGTTCACATGCTCGCCGACGAGCGAACGCTGAAAGACGTCATGGACGACTTCATCGTCGCTTCGAACGCCGCCGACCTCATCAGCGAGGGCGCGCTTTCGCTGCGGACGCTCGAGGAGGCACCCGAGAACTCGCTGCTCGTCAGCGAGGACCGCGTCGTCGCCATCGTCCACGCCGGCGACCGCGTCGGCGGGCTCATCACCGACGACGACAGCTTCGTCACGGACACGTACGACACCTACGCGGGCCGCTGGGAGGACGCCGCCGACTTCAATCTCCGGACCCCGCCGATCACGGACGTCCGCGAGACCCTCGCCGACGAGATCAGCCCCGACGCCGAGGACGACTTCACGGCCATCCTCAACTCGCTCGAGACCGCCCGCGGCGACGGCGACGGACTCGACGAAGTCACCATCTCGCTGCTCGTCGCCGCCAAGAACGAGGCCCTGCTCTACGACATCAGCAAGTGGGGCGAGGACGTCGGCATCGCCTCCAAGGCGACCTTCAGCCGAACGAAGACCAAGCTCGAGGACATGGGCCTGATCGACACCGAGAAGGTCCCGATCGACGTCGGCCGCCCGCGCCTGCGTCTCAAGATCGGCGACGAGCGCCTCGGCGAGGCCGACAACGGCCAGCTCGCGACGGTCGCGCAGTCGATTCTCAATTAA
- the glyA gene encoding serine hydroxymethyltransferase produces the protein MDHDKVRDVDPAVADALEAEVDRQRETLQMIASENHASEAVIDAQGSALTNKYAEGYPGERYYGGCQYADEIEGLAIDRAKELFGAEHVNVQPHSGTQANQSVYFAMLEPGDKILSLDLNHGGHLSHGHPANFTGQLYEVEQYEVDPETGYIDYDDLADHAAEFDPDIIVSGYSAYPREIEWERIQDAADDVDALHLADIAHITGLVAAGVHPSPVGVADFVTGSTHKTIRAGRGGIVMTSEEYADDIDAAVFPGGQGGPLMHNVAGKAVGFKEALEPAFEDYAEQTVANAEALGESLAENGLSLVSDGTDNHLVLVDLRDSHPDTSGGDAEDALEEAGIVLNGNTVPGETRSPFNPSGIRAGTPALTTRGFDEDDCRTVGDLIARVVDAPEDEAVIEDVRAEVATLCDENPLYE, from the coding sequence ATGGACCACGATAAGGTTCGGGACGTCGACCCCGCCGTCGCAGACGCGCTCGAGGCCGAGGTAGACCGCCAGCGAGAGACGTTGCAGATGATCGCCAGCGAAAACCACGCCAGCGAGGCCGTCATCGACGCCCAGGGCAGCGCCCTGACGAACAAGTACGCCGAGGGCTATCCGGGCGAGCGATACTACGGCGGTTGCCAGTACGCCGACGAGATCGAAGGGCTCGCGATCGACCGAGCGAAAGAACTGTTCGGTGCCGAGCACGTCAACGTCCAGCCCCACTCGGGCACGCAGGCCAACCAGTCGGTCTACTTCGCGATGCTCGAGCCCGGCGACAAGATCCTGTCGCTCGATCTGAACCACGGAGGCCACCTCAGCCACGGTCACCCCGCGAACTTCACGGGCCAGCTCTACGAGGTCGAGCAGTACGAGGTCGATCCCGAGACGGGCTACATCGACTACGACGACCTCGCGGACCACGCCGCCGAGTTCGATCCCGACATCATCGTCTCGGGGTACTCCGCGTACCCGCGCGAGATCGAGTGGGAGCGCATTCAGGACGCCGCCGACGACGTCGACGCGCTCCACCTCGCCGACATCGCCCACATCACCGGACTCGTGGCCGCGGGCGTCCACCCCTCGCCGGTCGGCGTCGCGGACTTCGTCACCGGGTCGACCCACAAGACCATCCGCGCGGGACGGGGCGGCATCGTCATGACGAGCGAGGAGTACGCCGACGACATCGACGCCGCCGTCTTCCCCGGCGGACAGGGCGGCCCCCTCATGCACAACGTCGCCGGGAAAGCCGTCGGCTTCAAGGAGGCCCTCGAGCCCGCGTTCGAGGACTACGCGGAGCAGACGGTCGCGAACGCCGAGGCACTCGGCGAGAGCCTCGCCGAGAACGGGCTCTCGCTCGTCTCGGACGGCACCGACAACCACCTCGTGCTCGTCGACCTCCGCGACAGTCACCCGGACACCTCCGGCGGCGACGCGGAGGACGCCCTCGAGGAAGCCGGCATCGTCCTCAACGGGAACACGGTGCCCGGCGAGACGCGTTCGCCGTTCAACCCGAGCGGGATCCGCGCCGGCACGCCGGCGCTGACCACGCGCGGCTTCGACGAGGACGACTGCCGGACGGTTGGCGATCTGATCGCCCGCGTCGTCGACGCCCCCGAGGACGAGGCCGTGATCGAAGACGTCCGAGCGGAAGTCGCGACGCTGTGCGACGAGAACCCGCTGTACGAGTAG